The region tacacgaaagtacacgaaattacacaagataaatatatttataaattaatatatataatacatgcatatatttatgtatataatataaatttattataaatatttacaagtttttatagaatactatgtaaaaatatatatatttatatacacactctcaatatttcattaaattatacattaaaatagattttttaatatattatatgtatatatatattattaattttttatttaatatacacGAAAAATAGGAGGAAAGTACACGACACAATTCGAATCGGATATGGGTTTCACATATTGGTACACGATATCATTTCAGTTCAGATATGGGTTTCATGTTTACGTAAACGAAACACGAAATTACACGACACGACTAAATTGCCCGCTCTTGGCATATTACAAGAATACGAGCGAACAATTTGACACAATTGAAAATATGAAAAAATGATTAATTTCTGGTTTGATCTAGTTGATCACTttattgtttaattttatttctaTACATTGTCTTATATTCATTTTTATTAATGAATTGTTTACCATTCAAAAAATGTATATTACTTTTAGTCCAAGTTTGAATATCCGGAGCTAACATAATACTTTCTGCACTTCACACTGAAAGTACATATCACTGAAAGTACATATCACAAGTACACATTGCTCAAGCATTTCAGGGTAATATTTTAGCATCTACACTCCAGTTACGCCTCTAGGCAAGATTCTTAAAAACAAATAAACACACAAGCAAGAATATTAGACAGCCAAGATATTATTCATAGCTGTAAAATACCCTGATTTTAATTATCTGAACGGAGAGGAGGAACAATACTTATTCTTGTGATAAAAATCAAGCAAGATTAGTACTTGTAGGTATTCATCACATGTAACAGCATAATTAAATATCTCATTAGCAAACAAAAATTCCAAGATATCCAAGCACACCTCTAAAGAGACTTGGGTTACTGATAATTTAAACAAGAATCCAATAAGGAGACACGATGTTTTTATAGAGACAACAAAACTTCAGTAGATTGTTTAGTCCTCTTCCTCTCCCTCGTTGTCAGCAATGTTGAAGTACCGCAGCTCATAAACATTTCGGTCTTTGTTGGAAGCGATTACACGCAACCAATCCCTCACATTGTTCTTCTTCAAGTACTTCTTTGTCAAGTATTTTAGATACCTAAGGAGCACAAGTGGAGAAGGTTAAATACATCACTTGTATATGGTATCTTCCAGACTCGTAACCAAAGTAGCAGTCAGAATTTCAGCTAATAAAGTGAACATGCTAGCATTAGATTGCATAGCAACAAGCAACAAGCAACAAGAAGTAATCCGTTAAACCACTTAACACACTTTGATAACACGGAATTCCAGACTGGCTATATAGTATATAGTACAGGAGACAAAACTATCAAATTACAGTTTCAACACAAGAAAATATAGTAGAGCTTCAAGCTTCTTTCAGTTTGTAAAAACTTTGATCAAAATTCTATAAACAAAAAGCCATCCAACAAATGATATCACCTACATCCAAAAACCTAAACTTTCGGCAGTTTCTAAATCCTTTACATAATTACAATAGGAACACTTGTATTGCTAAATGTATATACAAGTGATAACTTGATGGAAAGCCGCTACAGACGAATATATCTTCTGCGACAATTCTTCATATACTAGCAAAGTTCTGCTAACAGAAAGAGCACAGGGCTATAAAAGCAAAAACAATCGAAAAACAACAACAATTTCAAAGTTAAAATAACAGCAAGCGAATACTACTAAAACCGCAAATATAAACCATCCAATAACATACACCAGGGCTTAAAAAACATTCATAGAACTAAAATCCACAAAACAAATCACTCAATTATAAATTCACAACAAACCAGCAATTTTCCCTAAACATCCAAACACCTCAATATTACAAAATATAGTCAAACCTAAAAACTTAACAACCTCGTTGCCAAAGAATCCCATTCCTTCATTTATTTGTTTACGAATAAAAATCTAGCAAACTACTCCAAATAACAAACCCTCTAATCCTACATTTCATCACAACAAACACTTAAACCTCTATACATTAAGACCGCATAATCTAATTTCAAATTACATTAGAGGGCGTTTGGAAACTTGCATTTCAGGATTTGAGTTGTCATTTCAAATTCTCATgtttatactaatatttgaatATCCTGAATCCAAATTCCCAAACAGCTTATTATCGAAAACATATGATAAGACGGTGAGAATGTAATACTAATAATAACATTTTCGAGACCGCACATATCAAAAAATACGACGACATGGGGTGAGGGGGGGGATGTAAATAGTAATAGTAATAGTAATGATCACCTTTTGGAGAAGTTACTGTCAGAAGTAACAGTGATCTTACTCTTCTCACGAACAACAGTAACCGAATCGCCGAGAGCTCCGGCTTTACCACCGACTTTAATACGCTCTTGAAGAAACTTCTCGAGAGAAGCGATGTCCATAATCTTATCTTCCACTGGCTTTCCACAGTCAATCACGAAGCTAGCTCCCTTCTTTTTGCCGCCCTTGGTTGCGCTTGCTTTACTCATTTTGGCTGTTAAATATGTTTGATTAGTAATTGagaattgaaaataaataaatgtttgtGGAGATTATTTTTGTGATGGGAGGAGAGTGAAAGAGTACCCGAGTGAAATTGAAGCGGCTGACTGTTGAGGATGGATGGTGTGAGAGATGGAGGGGCTGAGTTTAGGGTTTTGTGTTGGTTTTGATGGGGTTGGGTTATGTTGGCCTACAATGTACGGTTTCGGCCCATTTTTTGGTTGCTTGTTTTTTGTTTCATCGGCCCAAGAGTTgtgattattcaaaataacttctcctcttgttttgtttttattatattccttttttttaGGAATGAAATAATTCATTAATTAGGATTTTCACTGATTGTCTATGAGTTTTGGTACTTGGTCAATACCAATTAGCCTTGCAAATTGCAAAGACAAAAAAAAAACTTTTGTACGTGCCCTCAATTTATTGTTACACACGTCTTATTGAAATTATAATTAAATGACctacatatataattttaatcTTAAATTATTTCACTATACGATAAGGTTAATTTGATCAGTTTGTAATAAAAGTGTTCTCCTATAAATGGATGAACGACCAAATAACTCAATTTTATAATACATTTACTTAAATACCTGTAGTCGGAGGTAATGACACATGATACTCACTTAACACGTGATTATAAGCCGCATATCTAACTCTTACGCTTCGGTCCTCACGTTTCTCGAAGGCGCGGTTGTTTTACATGTCATATAAGTTGAATGCTTCTCCCCTCTCCCTACCATCCATTCATACAGCGATCGTTGGGATTAAACCTAATAGGTAATATGGATTTGATGATAGATTATTATTATCATAATGAGAATGGATAATAATTGCCATAATCGGATTAGATAATAATTGTATGGATTGACAATTTGTATTGTGATCGTTTTAGATATGATTTGTTCGCTAAAttttgtgatggctatatatacatagtcatatTCTGTTTGATATGTATGCTTAAGAGATGTAGGCGTCTTAGGTATCGGTTGGGAGATGCTTGAGCATTGGTTAGCTCAAGTATCAATTTGGGACACCATTGAGATGttatgtattgatgtattattgataattattttgattaataatacaagttgggacgtgggtttttcaCGTCAAATATATCGTTATGAGTGTACTCTGTATTGGTATAATTGAATCtcgaatatgtgtgtgtgtgtgtgtgtgttttctCCTAACATGTGGTATCAAGTTGGAGATTCAATTGGTATGGTGGAGTGCGATGATGGTTTGATGATAAGAAGCCTGCTAACGTGGGAAGAGACAAAGTTACGTGTAGTATGGCAGTTGACTTGCACCGTGGATCAATTTGTTCGGACTCGAGATGGAAGATGGTAGGGATCATTGCAATAGTTTCAGTAGTTTGATGGTTGATCAACCAGGTGAAAATTTTTCGATGATGTTGTTGTTCTTCTTCAAGAGGCTGAAAAAATGTGAAATTAAGGATCATGCGGCTCAATGGTGAAGGGAGGCACTCGTGGTTGATGCACGTGATTTTGTGAATAGACATGCTGTTATGATGAAAAACGGTAGTTTAGAGGTATTGGAGGTCACTATACGGGTTTTAGTGATTCTCAAAAGTTAGAAAAATGAGATGAATGGATTCTTGTTCGAGGGGAGGCATCGACAATGGACGTTGATGTTTTTGATGATTACCGTTCAACCTGATCTAGAGTACTGGGTTGAAAGGGAGGATTGTTGGGTTTAAACCCAATAGGTAAAATGGGCTTGGTGATAGACTATTATTATCATAATGGAAATGGATAATAATTGCTTGGTTAGACAATAATTGTCATAATCGGATTGGATAATAATTGTATGGATTGACAATTTGTATTGTAATcggattaggtatgtcttgttcGCTAAATTTTGTGAtgactatatatacatagtcatatTATGTTTGATAGgtattgtgacgccctccaaacccgggtcagaagtttgggctcacaacacacacacacacacacaacatataaacctaaatataaaatattatatgcattgacccttcttttcacaaacatggatcgcaacaggttcaagtatgaaaacaagccacggccttatcttttattacatcgtaccaaatttcaactagttcaacttacatcTGATAATGATACCATTCTTACAATTtcgcataactcatctacaatataaagatcctgctagctcgatccaacttaacctggaatcctagctcgcacactggactgggaatcttcattaccaacaatttccttttcaactgtttaaaacataaaaaggtttacAAGAGTGatctaactagctcagcaagtcataatagcaataagTGAGGTTAAATAATAACCAAtagaaatgattcagaagaatcaagtttctgagtaggcaatgattagaattggatattcactttttattttaaaaaccaaggttagactgctgatcatcacgcactaaccccgggcaaggctcccagctttgctctatatactgaatccaaggcacacattggcctattatgaccacgaatctggtccgaccacgaatctggtccacatttataaaaccatccaataCTAAAACGATttaatatgataaccaatgtaattcaataagctgaaacataaacaacatttatcttgaagcatagggtgattcacaataccatgaaggtataacaaggaattcaaaaagattggctttcaatcaaggaaagaatcagaaagtagaagaccaagggtttaagggttacaaggattggtaTTTTGTTAAATAAGGAATAAGgtatcagaatcagtatgtggtagatatgtatttgtggagtaatatcgtatgcgtttggctcgtatctgagaattcaacaatcaatggtttatgaagaataaggcttatggctcaagatcaataagaatcagggctcaaggttgaatagtttaaagcgcttgcaatataaaataagagttattttaaataatagcaacatgttatgagaaagtttgaaaatatttgcaatatatcttgaagaaaggtttagaagtacttgccttatcacagatgatttccactttacttgtactcatctaacagttttactcatcaaccacttttcttctctttttatgtattgcttctatttatcaatcacctgccttctctttctacgcttcagttctatttactgatcactggctttcttttctatgcctcgtttactctgctaggcatcacaagtatctatcaatactcaatctcatattatactaatcgtcacatagacatcataagcttttatatacccttcgttttacccaaattcgatttacggattgaaagttacattAAAAATCGTCAAACAGTAACCACATAGACATATAACACATCAgtcagatagcacatagcacgcaagatattcgatcaaaataatttttcataGAAGATTTggggtcaaaataatttttcaggtatttaatacgaatttttgaatatttttgggaattaaaatgtgactccgaatcaatttataattaaataatagtgtTATAATACctgaatctggctttaaaattattttataataattatcgagttttgaaaataattttaaataatatttgaaagctcgaaactatttttcagaatttttaaatccaaataaataaataaatctaattattaaatcaattaaaatcaattaataattcattaaattaattaatcaattaatattaaagtaatcgattaattaaaatatttaaaaactaattaaaattaattaataaaataaatcagatttattttagaattaataaataactaaaatgaattttggaaattaaaattgaatttttagaaattaaaaatagatttttttgaaatattataaaaataaaatccAGAAACATGATTTTGAAAACCAAGTTGAGAAATTAGAATCAAACTCAGGTCACGAAACGGGTCAGGGATCGGGTAATCGGGTTGCGAAGAACGCCGCCCCGACCGCCGACCACCTGCAGAAAACGGCGAACCGCCAGAGCTCCGACGAGGCTCCGTTTTGGGTGAAAACAATTGATTTCAGACTGGGTTTTGCTTATAATTACAACAGAAATTCAACTGCTGCAATAATAACCACAGATCGTGCCGGATAAGAAAATCTGGCGATACCTTCATTAAAATCGGTCAAAAATCCGGCCACCTCGACTTACTGCTTCCGAGTATCGTTCCATATAATTAAATACTTGAATCAAATATAAATGATGTCAGGAAGCTTTTTAcatcatcaaaatcaacccaTAACCCCCAAATCAGAAAATCCCAAAtcccaattaagaacattcatcgcctataaaccctaatttaacaatccgataatcaaacatcaatttctatatgttattgaactctatttttgacatataatataccaaattgaccaggaagaaaagatctacatgattatgccatcatatcacatcaacaacatcaagaacaaaaaaaatcctcttttaatcatcaattatgtaataaccccaatttttgggaaattttgaaacccttatgaatagtgtttttgctgaatgagaaaacttttcatgccacactatataggggttctgatatggatattctgagattttattagtactgttattcctagtggactaacaatgagatttacagaaggggggttgaatgtaaatctcaaaactttttcaagttttgagcagtttatgaaagttgtgtgttcaagaagaacaagtgtgtgaattgctttaagctaatacagacagatatatattcaagcacaaatgtaaagaacacaacagaccttaaaaacttttctggtggatttgttgttccaccagagatggtattttagaaaatctgtgattaaacaatgttgatcacagctgcatcctagtacaaactagatgaattttctctcaatatttttctaaacagctctggaaaatctcttctctaattactagcttctacttggtttatatattaccaagtgtacaagtgaagaacaatataaaatacagtaataaaataagatcttcacttgcttcttttcctgttcactccagtactttgttgactattgcatctttgtactaaagaagaacggctgctttttctgttgttcctgaaattcggctaccacatctcagttatctctatcaacccatgtgcctctgtttgtaggtacaactaccccttatcaacggctaatcatcagaacatccgttgaagctttcattcgttgatgcactcatccgttgaaggatgttatccgttgaagctttcatccgttgaagctttagagacatccgttgaagcttagcttctcatccgttgaaggtctttaagtcatccgttgataccacttcacttatacaaaattacaaggcatgaagtatttacaattggccttcctatctgcatatcatctagtagtcaacatgactcatagtttctctcaacttccaagaattacattttaaatacagagactgaaatatgctacaacactagacttatttctaagtaaagctacaccatcaacggatagccaaagtggtcttatccgttgaggctacagacactaaatttctacttaagtattttgttaaacatatcatcaaactaatgcacatacattcctaacaatctccccctatttatgtctataagaattgtaggcataaattcagggttaacttgatgataacaaaacacttaacagatatatgaattgaaactaagtagaaatttaaaaatgctgcaaaagtgtatgtactaggaggtaattgaagatttacagtgtttccaaggacactcctttagtctgagcaaatcatctttttcttctttgttccctggttttctttcctagccttttgtcattttcctcaatttggagttggagttgtctgaagaattcagcttcatcttcaacactgacatccaacttagattgcatttctttgagagtttcattgctggcaatcttgagttggtcttcaagtctgaaaaatcttctgactcctttatcatctctaaattccatcaaccaatgaggtgatttgtgaattttcatttccctttcttgaatgagtaaagtcctgggtaaagcattgggctccctccaagttttccttatattggctatcttgttgagaatttcagtcttggcagttctggtaaagccagaatccttttgtatagctgaaaagactctaatcaaggtagagtagccttcatccagaatcctgtggagaggccatattctttccccagctcctttatatctgaacactaatctctctggtagctgtctgtaggcagctattccccttacatcctccagctcatccagatagagttcaatgtctgaaatttcttttatgtcacagatgtgaacataatcatctttagaaatgggtgacttaggcttaggtttttgtttttgagtgaatttcttagaggttatgggaggtgtagattttggttttcttttctgtttctttggtagaggaagagtggttagaaaggtaggcaatttgatagtgtcccaatcaataggttcctcttttggaatgattggttcaccatggatgtttattgtgggatcagcaacaaggggttcaggtatggaaggtagtggtttagatatagatttggttacttcagtgttatctccactccttctatgtgccttggcctttcttctgtttcccttctgccattcctctctttcttccacactctcaccaaatatactccctaaaacctcatctaggtttgtagtcttgtcttcacccctgacttcaatccctttttctttttcaactagacctgactttagctgttgttcaagctttgcttgtgctcttttgtcagcctttaattgcttggcttcttccttcttggctattgagaatttgggatgtccttgtatcacacatatgctctttccctctctaatgataatagctctatttctccttacagcctcatccatggtctctttgagataagcaatactcctgcctaaaatcttgttctcatcagcttttggaggaggaaagtccacttcttttaaaggattctttgttgagtccttattggatctttcattgggcttgagaattatagcttgtagttctttggaagaagcttctccatccttatgactccctactggcatgagctccatgttgattggttcaatttttgtgttgtatttcacagatgttgatttgtcttgtgtagaaccaaacaacagttgcaacctttcatcaattctcctcctttgctctttcacttgaatttcagctgctgctagctgaatcaaatcaattccatcaggcttgcccttgatttgaatgattggagaagtagtgatggcaggaactagcactttagatatgttgacttttgtagatggctctccttccccttcccttttactctccccctttttgttatcatcaaggagaggggtcaagccttgtgcttttgccagctgcattaggagactggtttgagattgttgattgtgaagaatggtggccacagaatcttcaataacttgaactctgtcttctaacttggccaaccgtttttcagtaacagattctttcttcaatcttaAAACCAAgtcttgcaatgtaccatagggcatgactgaatccaatttgtctgaagtataggttttcaagtcagcaatatccttcctgagatcatctatactcagattctgcttcacttgctgcagcttcatgagatgcagtgagtccaggtgagcttgaaggatagccttgatacttgcatgtgaagtattctgaatggcctgttgaatagtgttgatttgtttgactaaagagacattgaattcccctgatctatactccttagtcaaggcccatttaggtagatttggaattgaactagggccttcatctccccctaagttcatgcttccatcaaaagaaatagagtcatcatcatcagaatttgctccaaattcctcagatggctcaccagctgtagaaggcattttgttaatggcagctttatccctttgaagagattctgttgtgtgcac is a window of Apium graveolens cultivar Ventura chromosome 11, ASM990537v1, whole genome shotgun sequence DNA encoding:
- the LOC141697951 gene encoding large ribosomal subunit protein eL22z-like gives rise to the protein MSKASATKGGKKKGASFVIDCGKPVEDKIMDIASLEKFLQERIKVGGKAGALGDSVTVVREKSKITVTSDSNFSKRYLKYLTKKYLKKNNVRDWLRVIASNKDRNVYELRYFNIADNEGEEED